The following proteins are co-located in the Doryrhamphus excisus isolate RoL2022-K1 chromosome 15, RoL_Dexc_1.0, whole genome shotgun sequence genome:
- the s1pr2 gene encoding sphingosine 1-phosphate receptor 2 — MSVYREAAVLCQPVAMSKYSQYYNPTLIPYYYMLAKNKTIEQLDKKDKKVLTDPSIIIVVLCTIIILENLLVLIAVWRNKKFHSAMFFFIGNLAFSDLLAGSAYIANIFLSGPKTFTLMPVQWFIREGTAFIALAASVFSLLAIAIERYIAITKVKVYGSTKTCRMFLLIGACWVMSILLGGLPIIGWNCIDNLHECSAVLPLYSKKYIVFVVTVFSLILLSIVILYVKIYLIVRSSHQEATNSPAYALLKTVTIVLGVFIVCWLPAFTILLLDSSCMIQFCSILSSADRFFGFAMLNSALNPIIYTLRSKDMRKEFLRVLCCWGVLQSGRPTDRCLVPLKSSSSQEHCTHKHEHQTTPIMQDCTTCV, encoded by the coding sequence ATGAGTGTTTACCGTGAAGCTGCCGTGCTCTGCCAGCCCGTCGCCATGAGCAAATACTCGCAGTACTACAACCCGACTCTGATCCCTTACTACTACATGTTGGCCAAGAACAAGACCATCGAGCAGCTGGATAAGAAGGATAAGAAGGTCCTGACCGACCCCAGTATCATCATCGTGGTCCTGTGCACCATCATCATCTTGGAGAACCTCTTGGTGCTTATCGCCGTTTGGCGCAACAAGAAGTTCCACTCCGCTATGTTCTTCTTCATCGGCAACTTGGCGTTCTCCGACCTTTTGGCCGGTTCGGCTTACATCGCTAACATTTTTCTTTCGGGACCGAAGACGTTTACGCTGATGCCGGTGCAGTGGTTCATCCGCGAGGGCACGGCGTTCATCGCCCTGGCGGCGTCTGTTTTCAGCTTGCTTGCCATCGCCATCGAGCGCTACATCGCCATCACAAAAGTCAAAGTGTACGGCTCCACCAAAACGTGCCGCATGTTCCTGCTCATCGGAGCCTGCTGGGTGATGTCCATCCTCCTGGGGGGGCTTCCCATCATCGGGTGGAACTGCATCGATAACCTGCACGAGTGTTCCGCCGTTCTGCCGTTGTACTCCAAAAAGTACATCGTTTTCGTGGTGACCGTTTTCAGCCTCATCCTGCTCTCCATCGTTATCCTCTACGTGAAGATCTACTTGATCGTACGCTCCAGCCACCAGGAGGCCACCAACTCCCCGGCTTACGCGCTCTTGAAGACGGTCACCATCGTTCTGGGCGTCTTCATCGTATGCTGGTTGCCTGCGTTCACCATCCTTCTCCTGGACTCATCCTGCATGATACAGTTCTGCTCCATCCTCTCCAGTGCGGACAGATTTTTCGGCTTCGCCATGCTCAACTCGGCACTCAACCCGATCATCTACACGTTGCGGAGCAAGGACATGAGAAAGGAGTTCCTGCGCGTGCTCTGCTGCTGGGGGGTGCTGCAGAGCGGGCGCCCCACCGACCGATGCCTGGTGCCGCTGAAGAGCTCCAGCTCTCAGGAGCACTGCACCCACAAACACGAACACCAGACCACGCCCATCATGCAGGATTGTACCACCTGCGTGTGA